Below is a genomic region from Rosa chinensis cultivar Old Blush chromosome 5, RchiOBHm-V2, whole genome shotgun sequence.
aattgccagtttgctaatcttcctctatcagcagctttatcaagtttaaaatttttgaaattctttactctagcacaatcggtgtggacagtaaagggttttccaagaaaagctggagaatttaaaatcgttttctttaCAGCCAAAATTTCTCTTTCTCCTGTAGGATAATTTTGTTCtacagggctgaacttgccactacaaaatttacagatcttttaaATGTTAGTTCCAGGAGTTTTTTCCATAACAACAACACtagaccagtaattatcactacCATCCATTTGGAGATTGATTTCATCGTTTTCCTCTGGTTGTTAGAGAGGAGGGAGGATTTTGTAGAGagcttttatctgcttcacaatttttcatcatcttctgtgaagttccattttcttttggaacttgtttttttttgctgttagtcctgagattttggggatgaaatctcttccatagttgatgactcctaagaatctctctaaattcttagcatcaggaattatgtttgggaattttcagattttctcaaggatgtggggttggagttttatcactccattcttgatatttattctaaggaaatcaacttcatctaggattaagaagattttcttttctcctaagatgattccatgctgaactatcagctttacaacctcatagacgtgtttcatatgttcttctctggttttggagaagacaagaatgTCATCAATGTAGAAGACACAAGATTCAGCAACATATTTGAAGATGccatccatctttctttggaagattgaaaGGGCTTGTTTTAGGCTaaagggcattactaaccattcataaTGACCTTGTGCTGTTCCAAATACAGTGAAAGGAACACTAtttggatgcatcttgacttgccaaaatcccgactttgcatcgaattttgaaaagactttagttcttctgagctggttgatcagtactcttacttgagcaatttgataactgTCTTTAACGgtctttttattgacatctctgtagtcaattaccattctagctttgcctctgatattttctgcatgattccttacatagaatgctggagcatgatgagggctagtggatggatggttggattaatctcttgttcaggagatcttcaatatcttttctgaattcttttttatcttcctcgtTGTACTtaggaatagctttgacatgacatatagcattcatatcatgtaatctcaaTTCATAGACCACTTGGTCTtttttccaaaatttctgaGGGTCGACATCGATATTTTGTTCgagcattttcttgattttatcaagagtaggAATTTTCtaagactcaagcttattctgaaagtgcttaaGGTTAtgttcatggatgaaactagcttcttcagaagaagaagaagaagaattttcaATAAGAAACTCttgttgttgcttgatttgaagCACAAGTTCAAATTTGGGCTTGTAgggatcaccactattctgttgcgatctctgatattgagtagtaaagtttggacctactacactttttgcttgcgTAAaccggtctgcccagaacacccgttctctttttctgaagcctatcgcttcttcatcttgaataaatctttgttggagaatgaaatcatttcccaacgaGAAATCTAATCTTTGGCCTTCTGATTGCCAAAGGgtgtggatgataaatgttcctcgaccaatggtgatatgaacatctttagctactttattcattgtaagatggcttccatcaaattggACACCAGTAGAgctattcttttcttatcttctttccagagttcttctggaattgcaaatttCTTTGCTACTGTGAATCCtaatccattatctacaaatgaatgtagatgatattttctgtgATCAGGAAATTttaatccaatctctatgtagttgctgtatctactagtagagacgatcttcgattgttgaagctccttttcttgagcttgttcctgtgGTATAAATGGTTTGCATTAGTTCAACCAATTCTATATTTTCATCGATCATAttttcttcatcgattttttcttcctttatttctgaggaagaggGTTCCGTAATTttttggaacagagtttctacttctttctttgtttttttcagATCAAATATTCTTCATGTTCTTGTTTTACCAATTGGCTGATAAGAAcattattggtttttttttcttgcttcagctatgaagcattctttgtgataagtctttttcgactcttcataaaacataaaaagtccattcttttcatgacataagcagtagtcacaaacgaatgtaccagggttcacctgataagaagacgttattgcttctatcttactttcttcccagctttTGACTcttagaacattcatctgtctagattctaagTATTCTACTTTAGAATCTATTTCAAaatcagatgattcttcttcttcagaccaggcagaataaactgacctgtcatcatcttcttcatcagaataggctatttcgtagcctttcatatttgttgtttctactattggctcatattcttcaaatagagctttagtagatcttttacccttttctgggcattcattggcatagtgcccttcagctttacataaccagcatctACAAGCTTTCTTGCCTGGTTGTTTATTCTAATGGTTTGTttgatgattcttctttttcttgaagaatttcttttttggatcttcatcctgttgtttcttgaaattggaacttttcttgaatttccaatcttttttcttattactcgttctgaattttttcaagtaatatttttttttctttttctatgggACTTGGATTcctgacatccccagttggtaggcatatccagtattccataacagaaattttcaactcctttgagttgtttcttggccattttggctctaagatttgttttgcattgttctttcaataattgcctgattctgtcggcaattccccCAActaaaaatctttcaattggtttttcagctatgtttTCTCTCACAattgttctccatggttcaagGAGTTTTTtgtgcaacaggttgactagatcaggATTCTATAGTTCACCTATCATGCAGTAagattcttgaaattcattcaattattcttcaaaatatctcatgtcacagattttgagagtatagatatttgatttggccgtttctttagccttttcactcaaattcgagagatctccacagaactgatcgtacagaggtactgcaaaatcatacggagattttgaattttttatttcttcgagccagtctcttcctctggcagtctccTTGAAAGACAAATAGTACTTTTTGGGTACTCccgtgagagtagtttcatagtacacctgaagatctggtgcttcaaattttccaagggtgagAGCAGAGgtcatcatcaggctatctacccattggtcaatagcttttcttttatctagagctttgtctagatttagccataTGCCATAGTTTGTGATTGGCACCCTAGgcatattgtcctctgggacaaatctttgagaatttcttttttcttttctggccgtgggggctttctgcaCGGGGAGTTtaagtttttccttttctcgGATGATGAAGGTCTTGGAATTGGAGCTTTCTCtgtcttccatttcaatatcttgataaggaaggatttttctttcctttcctggtttaaacttcttcattttttcgattagtttttctaatcgttcagtaTTTTCGCAAGCTTCCGCTTcatcatagagttcatagagcGTTTTTGCTCTACTGGTctatttagatcagcttctaattcttcttcggTAGTCTGATTTGTTGATTCTTTAACAGAGAATttagtaccactaacactagcttctctagtgctgtagcttcttctgagaagatttttgtttatcctgacattttcatgacagacgtcactttttctgtgatcgtcaaattttagactgatatctccaaTCTttcttgtcacgcccctgattttacacacatgaaaatcgatatatataaccccataattatatatgcgtgaacgtccagtcatcaatacaaaatacctgaaatctttttctcttaaacttacacacatattgatgtcctgaaccctcaaagttaatatacactcgcatccaaagagttatatattacacaagcttacgaattaaattgccaacaacaaaataaaacgtaaaggctgctcagagtgACTATataacggaagtccttatcaaaggtaaagtcacaaagatggcttcctaccgtaaagctgctagctcgctgcctcaacctcgattttcCTAACCTGCacgattaacccctacaccgtttgaatagtgtaccgggttgccacacaacaaacccggtaagcttttgcaagcccgtatgagtaactcaaaacacacatgcacaactcacgccaaaaaaacgaggaaaacctttcaactcgtaaataaagaaaacataccatgcttccaaaatcaATACTCTTTTCCTAAAAGAAACAATggaagtcacaccgtgacaaaatcatataaatcgttaacctaacaattcaaatatgataaatcgatccaacctggataaaacaataattaggtccaacctggacaaaacagcaaataggtccaacctggacaaagcatcaacacaaatcaatcatacctattgttaacctaacaagtagaatatgataaatcgatccaacctggataaaacaataattaggtccaacctggacaaaacagcaaataggtccaacctggacaaaatatgtacccaggagtcttaagtaacctacttagatccctaaagtacgatggcagacagactagagctctaactgaatcgtaacctgtcacccggccaaggttcaatcttacgatataatattgccatgaggatgcaacctgcaaccccagatccttaggccaacctgaccctcagatcaaaacgtcaaatcaatcaaaaggagaaatcacaacctgtgactctcaaatcctcagaccaccggtcgtcagatcaaaacgttaaatcaattcaaaaggagaaatcacaacctgtgactctcaaatcctcaaacacttttcaaaacaatagaaataccatttcccaccaattgttttccaaaagccacaacccaaaacaataaacaGCAtcgtttcatgcatattgtttcacaaatccacaactaatacatgaatacgtatgtatatatatacatcccataatatatatatacacacacatagtcatctactcagaaatgtcactaataccatctatagtttgcagttaactaaataactctcaaaacaataagggtattcccgttcgtgaaatgaacttcgtgagattactcacctcagaatcccgctgcgtcttcaatacagaaccgaactaacactatcaccaacaactcgtccaattcaccttttagaagcacctattcaccaatgatctcaaatcagtaacaattcacaaacgatttaagtccgaaacctttgttttgaactaaaatccccaaagtggcgccaatcgaggcaaaaccacatccgagacctcccaaagtctctggaatacgtccacgatcgatgtgaccaaaccacaagtcgatcggacgctcaaatcctcacggatagcataaattggtcggtatgaaactgcaaaaatcataacaattccaaacgaactccaaaacttgcatattatatattgaaacgctcgcatcaacgagtagaacatatataataacagaaacagttccttaagtggccggaacaccgccggaacgccaccacagacggaggcgcaccgccgccggccaaaactcaatatttcacaaaactcccaacatcaaagttcttcatctaagcatgcttgtggatactcataactagctcgaagtaagaaaacaagcataaagggtcgaaaactacctcacaagccgtgaacagtaatcccaactgagttgaaccgatttccacgtcaaccgatcaaaacaaacaccatggatcgatcagcgagcttgttctgaactcaactaaggaagcctgaagccatgaagtcgccggagttgagttttccggccgggtccgaaaacactaggctgcaccgccttgcagcgccgccgtggaagagaatcggcgatagagggcaccacagggacgaccagacggaggaggcgatcctatctggaaagtttcgtcgccggagaccgccgcagttcgcccgaaaagtcgggtcggatcgaccgggtccgggtcgggtcagtcgaagattttcgtttctgaaggcgcggacgagagagaagagagagagagagtatggtttccggaaaaggaaagtggaaaatgaatatatttttctgatttttcctatatataccaaaatggaaacttctttccatagccataacttcctcatacgaactccgattctcgcgttccacatgtccacgaactcgtatcgacgcgctctacaactttcgtgaaggaagtttttggagaatcccaacgaataaaaagtcaacctttggcaaccccctaaaaccatattcttcaattaattattcgcccgaaacacttccgctccatccacgagccacgaaaccgtccaacaaccataaattagattccggaaaatcctcagaaaataattacgaatttccggggcatcacattctaccccccttaaagaaatttcatcccgaaatttacacgtaccacacccacaagtacgcataaaccaagctcaaatccaattttcattcacagtaagaatgccttcatctcAAAGTACAACTTACCTCGATCAATAGTGGATACAGGTACCTCACCTAGTATCACAACAATAGGAATCGTTACCACACCACTTGGTGGTAACCCAATAATTTCATGAATTCCCGTCCTCGTACCCTACCCACTAAAACTCTTATGACTGCAAcactacacacagatcacacaaaagtccagaatcctgttatcacaacagtatctgcaccACTCAACGATAATGTAACCCTTacgttacaagaattgaaaatgaaaccgtcaattcaattcaattcgaccaaagcctatgcatcacaacatgCCACACTCATAGGTCAAACTAAAATCAACAAGTAAAACCTATCACAACACAACATACGGAAAGAAGTACGCAACTATCACACATCGTTCTAACAACCCAAGTAGAAATAGATAAAGTACCTTCTTCCTCGGTATTCTGTTGatcaatagcaaacaccctagtCCGCCCCTGAGGCAGTTGCCTCTGCTggttcccttgtcccctaccctgctgctgggtacaatcccttgagaaatgccctgtctggccacatgtgaaacataccaaattcttcggtttcgtgcaaactcgagcaacatggcccatctcattgcaattgaaacacttaTGGTTTGCCACCTGCCCCACAGGTGCAGCTGCAGCCATAGCTGGTGCCTGCTGATGAGTCctctctctcataactttaggtTGGGTACACTCCCGAACAACATGTCCCTTCAGCCCACACTTGTAACATTTCCTGCACTTCGGCTTCACACAATTCCTAGCCATATGCCCCAACTGGTTGCAGTTAAAACATCTCAAAGGCACAGCTTGCCCAACAGGTGCAATCCAAGTAGGTTCAGCGGCTACACCAACCGGAGCCTGCTGACAAGTCTTCTGTCTTTTCCGAGACCCATCCTGAGTACCTGGTGCATTACTGCCTTCCGcaattgcctttcccttccCTCGGAAATCTCCTACAATTGATGACTCCCTCCGAGAAGCCTGGAGTTCCCTCTCGATTGCCATAGCCCTATCCAATATCATTGCCACAGTAGGCAGTCGAAGGATAATCACCCTTTCCCTGATCTCATAGTTCAATCCTTGTTCGAACCTACGAGCCAACTTTTCTGCATCCATCGGCCAGACAAACCGATACAGTTGTGAAAATCGAGCCTCATAGTCTCTGACACTCATAGTTCCTTGAACTAGTGAGATAAAGTCGATCCCCAATTGCTCTCTAGCAGAAGCCGGAAAATACTTATCTCGAAAGAGTCCAACAAAACATCTCCAGGTCAAGGTGGCCACATCCTTTGTCTTCAGTACAAAATCCCACCACTGCTTTGCCTCATCCTGGAGGAGAAATGTAGCTACTATCCACCTCTCAACGTCAGTACAGATAATCATCTTAAAATAGGTCTGCATGTTCTCAATCCAACATTCAGCTAACATGTAGTCTGTACCACCATGAAATGCGACTGCTCCCAATCTAGTAACTTCCCCAGTCAACCATGATAGGCGAGTAGTATTAATGCCCTCAAAAACAGGCAGAACAGGCTGCATCAAAAGCGGTGCTTGCACTTCATCTTTCCGGTAAGACTCCTTCAGAGGGAAAAATCTGCCTCTACCCTTAGCACTGTCTCCCTGAAGATCCATTACCTAAAGAACATAGCGTAACCATAAGGTATTCTCCCAatcacaagtataagtcaacgtTATGACTGAATCAACCGCAacactacgtcagaagatacaattctaccCCCTAtgtaaacaagagttaaatctaaaggccctcattcctcaaaagactataactcctagaagctaccttaagctcctacacttcGTTCACTGAACCAACACTACCCTAaagactcacattccaacgctcattgcatacccaatgactatatcaataccgaagagcatcagatggggatccgctgcagacgggccatcactcgaggagtattgattgtcaccaaatatgcaccttacgctctgataccaaactgtcacgcccctgattttacacacatgaaaatcgatatatataaccctataattatatatgcgtgaacgtccagtcatcaatacaaaatacctgaaatctttttcccttaaacatacacacatattgatgtcctgaaccctcaaagttaatatacactcgcatccaaagagttatatattacacaagcttacgaattaaattgccaacaacaaaataaaacgtaaaggctgctcagagtgACTATataacggaagtccttatcaaaggtaaagtcacaaagatggcttcctaccgtaaagctgctagctcgctgcctcaatcTCGAttttcctaacctgcaggattaacccctacaccgtttgaatagtgtaccgggttgccacacaacaaacccggtaagcttttgcaagcccgtatgagtaactcaaaacacacatgcacaactcacgccaaaaaaacgaggaaaacctttcaactcgtacataaagaaaacataccatgcttccaaaatcaatactcttttcccaaaagaaacaacggaagtcacaccgtgacaaaatcatataaatcgttaacctaacaattcaaatatgataaatcgatccaacctggataaaacaataattaggtccaacctagacaaaacagcaaataggtccaacctggacaaagcatcaacacaaataaatcatacctattgttaacctaacaagtagaatatgataaatcgatccaacctggataaaacaataattaggtctaacctggacaaaacagcaaataggtccaacctggacaaaatatgtacccaggagtcttaagtaacctacttagatccctaaagtacgatggcagacagactagagctctaactgaatcgtaacctgtcacccggccaaggttcaatcttacgatataatattgccatgaggatgcaacctgcaaccccggatccttaggccaacctgaccctcagatcaaaacgtcaaatcaatcaaaaggagaaatcacaacctgtgactctcaaatcctcagaccaccgatcgtcagatcaaaacgttaaatcaattcaaaaggagaaatcacaacctgtgactctcaaatcctcaaacacttttcaaaacaatagaaataccatttcccaccaattgttttccaaaagccacaacccaaaacaataaaaagcatcgtttcatgcatattgtttcacaaatccacaactaatacatgaatacgtatgtatatatatacacacacatagtcatctactcagaaatgtcactaataccatctatagtttgcagttaactaaataactctcaaaacaataagggtattcccgttcgtgaaatgaacttcgtgagattactcacctcagaatcccgctgcgtcttcaatacagaaccgaactaacactatcaccaacaactcgtccaattcaccttttagaagcacctattcaccaatgatctcaaatcagtaacaattcacaaacgatttaagtccgaaacctttgttttgaactaaaatccccaaagtggcgccaatcgaggcaaaaccacatccgagacctcccaaagtctctggaatacgtccacgatcgatgtgaccaaaccacaagtcgatcagacgctcaaatcctcacggatagcataaattggtcggtatgaaactgcaaaaatcataacaattccaaacgaactccaaaacttgcatattatatattgaaacgcttgcatcaacgagtagaacatatataataacagaaacagttccttaagtggccggaacaccgccggaatgCCACCACAGACggaggcgcaccgccgccggccaaaactcaatatttcacaaaactcccaacatcaaagttcttcatctaagcatgcttgtggatactcataactagctcgaagtaagaaaacaagcataaagggtcgaaaactacctcacaagccgtgaacagtaatcccaactgagttgaaccgatttccacgtcaaccgatcaaaacaaacaccatggatcgatcagcgagcttgttctgaactcaactaaggaagcctgaagccatgaagtcgccggagttgagttttccggccgggtccgaaaacactaggctgcaccgccttgcagcgccgccgtggaagagaatcggcgatagagggcaccacagggacgaccagacggaggaggcgatcctatttggaaagtttcgtcgccggagaccgccgcagttcgcccgaaaagtcgggtcggatagatcgggtccgggtcgggtcagtcgaagattttcgtttctgaaggcgcagacgagagagaagagagagagagtatggtttccggaaaaggaaagtggaaaatgaatatatttttctgatttttcctatatataccaaaatggaaacttctttccatagccataacttcctcatacgaactccgattctcgtgttccacatgtccacgaactcgtatcgacgcgctctacaactttcgtgaaggaagttttcggagaatcccaacgaataaaaagtcaacctttggcaaccccctaaaaccatattcttcaattaattattcgcccgaaacacttccgctccatccacgagccacgaaaccgtccaacaaccataaattagattccggaaaatcctcagaaaataattacgaatttccggggcatcacatttctgctttcatatattgccgctttggcattttctggagGTTTCTTTGGACcaaataatttccattcaataggaaaggctacttcattccaagtaaccttgtggatctgttgtgaatggttcttctgactggtgaggaatccagtagtaagaacTGGGATATTagatatccttgtcttaggttctgctgtggtactcatcagtttatagtatattctatatactattgcAAGCTCTTGCATAtcctttttcattgatatgccatatgtcttgactctcagtcttaaatagtgggctgcatctttcaggctggttgagaagttttggaagcaattgaaatatgctacttgattGCATAgggatgcttcaagtgttcctAACAggctagcttgaaaatctgttagtctattgtcttgtaggacacataaaactgaaaagtttatgccttctcgggcaagaagttttatgccaacttgaactgctccaatatgcataaattgataattctttgttcttgctctggcaacttcttcaggagtgatcatcaagagatatgtttctcctgttgtagagggggttgtaaattccaatagTTTGAAATGTTGGCTATCCAGCTgttcaaactttccccttttgtagatttgtttaaaatctaactttggaattGCGGGTTTTTTACCTCCTGTTTAATTTCATTGTATTTGAATtattcagcatttaggagttgtactctcctttctttttcccgaagatgcttatcattttgacatctcttgcTACTAAGTGCTTTGGTTTCTCATACCtgatactagtcagactagtaaaaggttctagaaaaatcatgcTTGGCGTAGGATTCTTCTCAGACTTCTGTAacggtttgaatccattagctttctttgattttactggagactttttcttatcctttagtatatttttcatagaatccag
It encodes:
- the LOC112203612 gene encoding uncharacterized protein LOC112203612; protein product: MDLQGDSAKGRGRFFPLKESYRKDEVQAPLLMQPVLPVFEGINTTRLSWLTGEVTRLGAVAFHGGTDYMLAECWIENMQTYFKMIICTDVERWIVATFLLQDEAKQWWDFVLKTKDVATLTWRCFVGLFRDKYFPASAREQLGIDFISLVQGTMSVRDYEARFSQLYRFVWPMDAEKLARRFEQGLNYEIRERVIILRLPTVAMILDRAMAIERELQASRRESSIVGDFRGKGKAIAEGSNAPGTQDGSRKRQKTCQQAPVGVAAEPTWIAPVGQAVPLRCFNCNQLGHMARNCVKPKCRKCYKCGLKGHVVRECTQPKVMRERTHQQAPAMAAAAPVGQVLLVDFSLTYECGML